Proteins encoded by one window of Streptomyces clavuligerus:
- a CDS encoding class I SAM-dependent methyltransferase — MSQYIKDAADTPEAADAEPEATRRHAGDTESSRASRGWWDRNADDYQREHGSFLGDDRFVWGPEGLDEADAELLGPAGSLKGLDVLEIGAGAAQCSRWLAAQGARPVALDLSHRQLQHALRIGGGLPLVESDATALPFRDGSFDLACSAYGAVPFVADPVRVFSEVHRVLRPGGRWVFSVTHPLRWAFPDEPGPEGLSVSGSYFDRTPYVEQDERGRAVYVEHHRTLGDRVRDVVAGGFRLVDLVEPEWPAWNGQEWGGWSPLRGNLIPGTAIFVCVKESSAA, encoded by the coding sequence ATGAGCCAATACATCAAGGATGCCGCAGACACTCCGGAAGCCGCCGACGCCGAGCCGGAGGCGACCCGCCGTCACGCGGGAGACACGGAGAGCAGCCGGGCCAGCCGGGGCTGGTGGGACCGGAACGCCGACGACTACCAGCGGGAGCACGGGTCCTTCCTGGGGGACGACCGCTTCGTCTGGGGGCCCGAGGGGCTGGACGAGGCCGACGCGGAGCTGCTGGGCCCGGCCGGGTCGCTGAAGGGACTGGACGTCCTGGAGATCGGCGCGGGCGCCGCACAGTGTTCGCGCTGGCTGGCCGCGCAGGGGGCGCGCCCGGTGGCGCTGGACCTCTCCCACCGGCAGCTCCAGCACGCGCTGCGGATCGGGGGCGGCCTTCCGCTGGTGGAGTCCGACGCCACGGCGCTGCCGTTCCGGGACGGCTCCTTCGACCTCGCCTGTTCCGCGTACGGCGCGGTGCCGTTCGTGGCGGACCCGGTGCGGGTCTTCTCCGAGGTGCACCGGGTGCTGCGGCCGGGCGGGCGCTGGGTCTTCTCGGTCACCCATCCGCTGCGCTGGGCCTTCCCCGACGAGCCGGGCCCCGAGGGGCTGAGCGTGTCGGGTTCCTATTTCGACCGCACTCCTTATGTGGAGCAGGACGAGCGGGGGCGCGCGGTCTATGTGGAGCACCACCGGACCCTGGGCGACCGGGTGCGGGACGTGGTCGCGGGCGGCTTCCGGCTGGTGGACCTGGTCGAGCCGGAGTGGCCGGCGTGGAACGGTCAGGAGTGGGGCGGCTGGTCCCCGCTGCGGGGGAATCTGATCCCCGGCACGGCGATCTTCGTCTGTGTGAAGGAATCGTCGGCCGCGTAG
- the rpsA gene encoding 30S ribosomal protein S1 translates to MTSSTETTATPQVAVNDIGNEEAFLAAIDETIKYFNDGDIVDGVIVKVDRDEVLLDIGYKTEGVIPSRELSIKHDVDPNEVVKVGDEIEALVLQKEDKEGRLILSKKRAQYERAWGTIEKIKEEDGIVTGTVIEVVKGGLILDIGLRGFLPASLVEMRRVRDLQPYVGKELEAKIIELDKNRNNVVLSRRAWLEQTQSEVRQTFLTTLQKGQVRSGVVSSIVNFGAFVDLGGVDGLVHVSELSWKHIDHPSEVVEVGQEVTVEVLDVDMDRERVSLSLKATQEDPWQQFARTHQIGQVVPGKVTKLVPFGAFVRVDEGIEGLVHISELAERHVEIPEQVVQVNDEIFVKVIDIDLERRRISLSLKQANESFGADPASVEFDPTLYGMAASYDDQGNYIYPEGFDPETNDWLEGYETQREAWETQYAEAQQRFEQHQAQVIKSREADEAAAAEGDAAAPAAAPASGSYSSESDDNSGALASDEALAALREKLAGGQS, encoded by the coding sequence ATGACGAGCAGCACCGAGACCACCGCCACTCCGCAGGTAGCGGTCAACGACATCGGTAACGAGGAAGCCTTCCTCGCCGCGATCGACGAGACGATCAAGTACTTCAACGACGGCGACATCGTCGACGGCGTCATCGTGAAGGTCGACCGGGACGAGGTCCTGCTCGACATCGGTTACAAGACCGAAGGTGTCATTCCGAGCCGCGAGCTCTCGATCAAGCACGACGTCGACCCGAACGAGGTCGTCAAGGTCGGCGACGAGATCGAGGCCCTGGTTCTCCAGAAGGAGGACAAGGAAGGCCGCCTGATCCTCTCGAAGAAGCGCGCCCAGTACGAGCGTGCCTGGGGCACCATCGAGAAGATCAAGGAAGAGGACGGCATCGTCACCGGTACCGTCATCGAGGTCGTCAAGGGCGGCCTCATCCTCGACATCGGCCTGCGGGGCTTCCTGCCCGCGTCCCTCGTCGAGATGCGCCGTGTCCGCGACCTCCAGCCCTACGTGGGCAAGGAGCTCGAGGCCAAGATCATCGAGCTGGACAAGAACCGCAACAACGTGGTCCTGTCCCGCCGTGCCTGGCTGGAGCAGACCCAGTCCGAGGTCCGCCAGACCTTCCTCACGACCCTCCAGAAGGGTCAGGTCCGCTCCGGCGTCGTGTCCTCGATCGTCAACTTCGGTGCCTTCGTGGACCTGGGTGGCGTCGACGGTCTGGTCCACGTCTCCGAGCTGTCCTGGAAGCACATCGACCACCCGTCCGAGGTTGTCGAGGTCGGCCAGGAGGTCACCGTCGAGGTTCTCGACGTCGACATGGACCGCGAGCGTGTCTCCCTGTCGCTGAAGGCGACCCAGGAAGACCCGTGGCAGCAGTTCGCCCGGACCCACCAGATCGGCCAGGTCGTCCCCGGCAAGGTCACCAAGCTGGTTCCGTTCGGTGCGTTCGTCCGCGTGGACGAGGGCATCGAGGGTCTGGTCCACATCTCCGAGCTGGCCGAGCGCCACGTGGAGATCCCGGAGCAGGTCGTCCAGGTCAACGACGAGATCTTCGTCAAGGTCATCGACATCGACCTGGAGCGTCGCCGCATCAGCCTCTCGCTGAAGCAGGCCAACGAGTCCTTCGGCGCCGACCCGGCCTCGGTCGAGTTCGACCCGACCCTCTACGGCATGGCCGCGTCCTACGACGACCAGGGCAACTACATCTACCCCGAGGGCTTCGACCCCGAGACCAACGACTGGCTCGAGGGCTACGAGACCCAGCGCGAGGCGTGGGAGACCCAGTACGCCGAGGCGCAGCAGCGCTTCGAGCAGCACCAGGCCCAGGTCATCAAGTCCCGCGAGGCCGACGAGGCCGCCGCTGCCGAGGGTGACGCCGCCGCTCCGGCCGCCGCGCCCGCCAGCGGTTCCTACTCCTCGGAGTCGGACGACAACTCCGGCGCCCTGGCGTCGGACGAGGCGCTCGCCGCGCTCCGTGAGAAGCTCGCCGGCGGCCAGAGCTGA
- a CDS encoding PAC2 family protein, whose amino-acid sequence MDDPQGLYEWEPKGLAVVDMALAQESAGLVMLYHFDGYIDAGETGEQIVRGLLETLPHQVVARFDHDRLVDYRARRPLLTFRRDRWTAYETPGIEVRLVQDATGAPFLLLSGPEPDVEWERFTAAVSQIVERLGVRLSVNFHGIPMGVPHTRPVGLTPHGNRTDLTPGHRSPFDEAQVPGSAESLVEYRLMEAGHDVLGVAAHVPHYVARSAYPDAALTALEAITGATGLVLPGVAHALRTEAHRTQNEIERQIGEGDAELVALVQGLEHQYDAVAGAETRGNLVAEPADLPSADEIGREFERFLAEREGES is encoded by the coding sequence CTGGATGATCCGCAGGGATTGTACGAATGGGAGCCGAAGGGACTCGCGGTCGTCGATATGGCGCTCGCGCAGGAATCCGCCGGCCTGGTCATGCTGTACCACTTCGACGGATACATCGACGCGGGAGAGACCGGGGAGCAGATCGTCCGCGGTCTCCTGGAGACCCTCCCTCACCAGGTGGTCGCCCGCTTCGACCACGACAGGCTGGTGGACTACCGCGCCCGCCGCCCGCTGCTGACCTTCCGCCGTGACCGCTGGACGGCGTACGAGACCCCGGGGATCGAGGTGCGGCTGGTCCAGGACGCGACCGGCGCGCCCTTCCTGCTGCTCTCCGGGCCCGAACCGGACGTGGAGTGGGAGCGGTTCACCGCCGCCGTCAGCCAGATCGTGGAGCGCCTGGGGGTGCGCCTCTCGGTCAACTTCCACGGCATCCCCATGGGTGTCCCGCACACCCGCCCCGTCGGGCTCACCCCGCACGGCAACCGCACCGACCTCACCCCCGGGCACCGCAGCCCCTTCGACGAGGCCCAGGTGCCGGGAAGCGCGGAGTCCCTGGTCGAGTACCGGCTGATGGAAGCGGGTCATGACGTCCTGGGCGTCGCGGCCCATGTGCCGCACTATGTCGCCCGCTCCGCCTACCCGGACGCGGCGCTGACCGCGCTGGAGGCCATCACCGGCGCCACCGGTCTGGTGCTCCCCGGCGTCGCGCACGCGCTGCGCACCGAGGCCCACCGGACGCAGAACGAGATCGAGCGCCAGATCGGCGAGGGCGACGCCGAACTGGTCGCGCTGGTCCAGGGACTTGAGCACCAGTACGACGCGGTGGCGGGGGCCGAAACCCGGGGCAATCTCGTCGCCGAACCGGCCGACCTTCCCTCCGCCGATGAGATCGGCCGCGAGTTCGAGCGCTTTCTCGCCGAGCGGGAGGGGGAGTCCTGA
- the coaE gene encoding dephospho-CoA kinase — translation MVSVGLTGGIGAGKSEVSRLLESYGAVVIDADKIAREVVEPGTPGLAAVVESFGAGVLTPEGVLDRARLGSIVFADPERLAALNAIVHPLVGERSRELERSAAADAVVVHDVPLLTENGLAPRYDLVIVVDAAPETQLERLVELRGMDESEARARMAAQATREQRRAIADVVIDNDGSREQLAAQVESVWAELARRAAG, via the coding sequence ATGGTGTCCGTAGGTCTGACCGGTGGAATCGGTGCCGGTAAGAGTGAAGTCTCCCGGTTGCTGGAGTCGTACGGCGCGGTCGTGATCGACGCCGACAAGATCGCCCGAGAGGTCGTGGAGCCCGGTACCCCCGGGCTCGCGGCCGTTGTGGAGAGTTTCGGAGCCGGGGTGCTCACCCCGGAGGGCGTTCTCGACCGGGCGCGCCTCGGCTCGATCGTCTTCGCCGACCCCGAGCGGCTGGCGGCGCTCAACGCGATCGTGCATCCGCTGGTCGGGGAGCGCTCCCGGGAACTGGAGCGGTCGGCGGCGGCGGACGCGGTCGTGGTGCACGACGTCCCTCTGCTCACCGAGAACGGTCTGGCGCCCCGTTACGACCTGGTCATCGTGGTCGACGCCGCACCGGAGACCCAGCTTGAGCGGCTGGTCGAACTGCGGGGGATGGACGAGTCCGAAGCGCGGGCGCGGATGGCGGCGCAGGCCACCCGGGAGCAGCGGCGCGCCATCGCCGATGTGGTCATCGACAACGACGGTTCACGGGAACAGCTGGCGGCCCAGGTCGAGTCGGTGTGGGCGGAGCTGGCCCGCCGGGCGGCCGGATAG
- a CDS encoding DUF3592 domain-containing protein: MQIVFAAFAALAGVVAVLAGAYGLHRTRHITRSGRYAIALVKPPPPGAERPVLMYETHDGRIVETVSPVSLPSGSSVRLRYDPADPREVVVDGRERTATDRGFMIVGCVLVVAALALAVVGGREG, encoded by the coding sequence GTGCAGATCGTTTTCGCCGCTTTCGCCGCGCTGGCCGGAGTGGTCGCCGTGCTCGCGGGCGCCTATGGCCTGCACCGCACCCGCCACATCACCCGTTCGGGGCGGTATGCGATCGCTCTGGTCAAACCACCACCGCCGGGAGCGGAACGTCCGGTTCTGATGTACGAGACCCATGACGGCCGGATCGTCGAGACGGTCTCTCCCGTATCCCTGCCGTCCGGGAGCAGTGTCCGGCTCCGGTACGATCCCGCTGATCCCCGGGAGGTGGTCGTCGACGGCCGGGAGCGCACCGCGACCGACCGGGGTTTCATGATCGTGGGCTGTGTCCTGGTGGTGGCCGCGCTGGCGCTCGCGGTGGTCGGCGGCCGGGAAGGCTAG
- a CDS encoding DUF6343 family protein, producing the protein MRTGSEPVTARSALRMRFWLSVWGVLWTSAGTALFALADHPGWAALCGALLLVVLVDLVIVVRHLRQGPHFQPGRDIPPYEPVHDRPLPPRPPESGAPPP; encoded by the coding sequence ATGCGCACCGGGAGTGAGCCCGTCACCGCGCGCAGTGCCCTGCGGATGCGGTTCTGGCTGAGTGTATGGGGTGTGCTCTGGACGAGCGCGGGCACAGCCCTCTTCGCACTCGCGGACCATCCGGGGTGGGCGGCGCTCTGCGGGGCGTTGTTGCTGGTCGTGCTGGTGGACCTGGTGATCGTCGTCCGCCATCTCCGCCAGGGTCCGCACTTCCAGCCGGGCCGTGATATCCCGCCGTACGAGCCGGTCCACGACCGGCCGCTGCCACCGCGCCCCCCGGAATCCGGTGCGCCGCCACCCTAG
- a CDS encoding acyltransferase domain-containing protein, producing the protein MTSTDLSPPEGDELADALLDLAVPHEDIGALLALRPRMTDDPELRDPLMEAAGRMVEAIGRVDGRWEPEPRLEAHGPGTPVARSFVVFVLLAVLPHIRAYHRERGVPDQVSRRTLADLGRQMALHRRRHGTGGVAHPGWLALHFRGELFHLGRLQFQRGRLDRLTGEGLRALGEPYGPGDPTLDLHIPDFLGPLAPDACDRALTAAGTFFDRCFPDEPYPIATCHSWLLDPQFADRLPKTSNILRFQERFDIHGTWDRPADSSVIGFVFGDPDLPPDALPRRTALERAIGDHLRSGGHWYVGHGWFRR; encoded by the coding sequence ATGACCAGTACGGACCTCAGCCCGCCGGAGGGCGACGAGCTCGCGGACGCGCTGCTCGACCTGGCCGTGCCCCATGAGGACATCGGCGCACTCCTCGCTCTGCGCCCACGGATGACGGACGATCCGGAACTTCGCGATCCGTTGATGGAGGCGGCCGGGCGGATGGTGGAGGCCATCGGACGGGTCGACGGCCGCTGGGAGCCGGAACCCCGGCTGGAGGCCCACGGCCCCGGCACCCCGGTCGCCCGCTCCTTCGTCGTCTTCGTCCTGCTCGCGGTCCTTCCCCACATCCGCGCGTACCACCGGGAGCGCGGCGTCCCCGACCAGGTGTCCCGCCGTACGCTGGCCGATCTCGGCCGGCAGATGGCACTGCACCGCCGCCGCCACGGCACGGGGGGAGTGGCCCATCCGGGGTGGCTCGCACTGCACTTCCGGGGCGAGCTGTTCCATCTGGGGCGGCTCCAGTTCCAGCGCGGCCGTCTCGACCGGCTCACCGGGGAGGGGCTGCGGGCGCTGGGGGAGCCCTACGGACCCGGCGATCCCACCCTGGATCTGCACATACCCGACTTCCTCGGACCGCTCGCCCCGGACGCCTGCGACCGGGCGCTCACCGCCGCCGGGACCTTCTTCGACCGTTGTTTCCCCGACGAGCCCTATCCGATCGCGACCTGTCACTCCTGGCTGCTCGACCCGCAGTTCGCCGACCGGCTGCCCAAGACGTCGAACATCCTCCGCTTCCAGGAACGGTTCGACATCCACGGGACCTGGGACAGGCCGGCGGACAGCTCCGTCATCGGCTTTGTCTTCGGCGACCCCGATCTGCCGCCGGACGCCCTGCCGCGCCGCACCGCGCTGGAGCGGGCCATCGGTGACCATCTGCGGTCGGGCGGGCACTGGTACGTCGGCCACGGCTGGTTCCGCCGCTGA